A genomic segment from Leptolyngbya boryana PCC 6306 encodes:
- the cas12k gene encoding type V CRISPR-associated protein Cas12k (Type V-K CRISPR systems have also been known as with the large Cas12k protein, has also been known as type V-U5, and Cas12k as C2c5.) — translation MSVITIQCKLVATEETRRALWHLMAEKHTPLINELLKHIAQDSRFEEWSLTGKLPRLVVSEACNQLKQDPQFSGQPGRFYSSAISTVHRIFLSWLALQTRLRNQISGQTRWLAMLQSDNELTIASQTDINTLRLKASELLTHLNEPISESDQPEVKKTRSKKKNQTSNQAGANVSRTLFKLYDETEDPLTRCAIAYLLKNGCKLPDQNENPEKFIKRRRKTEIRLERLMNTFQTTRIPRGRHLSWHSWIEALETATSHIPENEEEAAGWQARLLTKPAILPFPVNYETNEDLRWSLNSQGRICVSFNGLSEHFFEVYCDQRDLHWFNRFLEDQETKKASKNQHSSSLFSLRSGQIAWQEGKGDAEHWVVHRLVLSCSIETDTWTQEGTEEIRQKKASDCAKVIASTKAKENRSQNQDAFIRRRERMLELLENQFPRPSYPLYQGQPSILAGVSYGLDKPATLAIVNIQTGKAITYRSIRQILGKNYKLLNRYRLNQQRNAHKRHNNQRKGGSSQLRESNQGQYLDRLIAHEIVAIAQEYQVSSLALPDLGDIREIVQSEVQARAEQKILGSIEQQRKYARQYRASVHRWRYAQLTQFIQSQAAQVGISIEITKQPLSGTPQEKARNLAIAAYQSRK, via the coding sequence TCCAATGCAAGTTGGTGGCAACTGAAGAAACTCGTCGTGCTTTATGGCACTTAATGGCAGAAAAGCATACTCCTCTGATCAACGAGTTGCTCAAGCATATCGCTCAGGATTCGCGGTTTGAGGAATGGAGCCTTACAGGGAAACTTCCTCGTTTAGTTGTCAGTGAAGCGTGTAATCAACTAAAGCAAGACCCCCAATTTTCAGGACAACCAGGAAGGTTTTATTCCTCAGCAATCTCGACTGTACATCGCATATTTTTGTCCTGGCTAGCACTTCAAACACGACTTAGAAATCAGATTTCAGGTCAGACCCGTTGGTTAGCAATGCTTCAAAGCGACAATGAATTAACGATCGCTAGTCAGACTGATATCAATACACTCAGATTGAAAGCCAGCGAACTCCTCACGCACCTGAATGAACCAATTTCAGAGAGTGACCAACCTGAAGTTAAGAAGACCCGAAGTAAGAAAAAGAATCAAACATCAAATCAAGCAGGCGCGAATGTTTCTCGCACCCTCTTCAAACTTTATGACGAGACAGAAGATCCCTTGACTCGATGTGCGATCGCTTACCTACTCAAGAACGGTTGCAAATTGCCTGATCAAAACGAAAACCCCGAAAAATTCATCAAACGTCGCCGTAAAACAGAAATCCGCCTTGAGCGTTTAATGAACACTTTCCAAACCACTAGAATCCCAAGAGGACGGCACTTATCTTGGCATTCTTGGATAGAAGCGTTAGAAACGGCAACAAGTCATATTCCTGAAAACGAAGAGGAAGCAGCCGGTTGGCAAGCACGGCTCCTCACTAAGCCAGCAATTTTACCCTTCCCTGTCAACTACGAAACTAATGAAGATCTTCGCTGGTCACTAAACAGCCAAGGCAGGATATGTGTCAGTTTCAACGGTTTGAGTGAGCATTTCTTTGAGGTCTACTGCGATCAAAGGGATCTTCACTGGTTTAACCGATTCTTAGAAGATCAAGAAACTAAAAAAGCAAGCAAAAATCAGCATTCAAGCAGCTTGTTCTCCTTACGTTCTGGGCAAATCGCTTGGCAAGAAGGCAAAGGTGATGCAGAACATTGGGTAGTTCATCGATTAGTTTTATCGTGTTCTATAGAGACTGATACTTGGACGCAAGAAGGCACAGAGGAAATTCGTCAAAAGAAGGCAAGCGACTGTGCAAAAGTGATCGCTAGTACGAAAGCCAAAGAAAATCGAAGTCAGAATCAGGATGCTTTTATCAGAAGGCGAGAAAGAATGCTGGAATTGCTGGAGAATCAATTTCCACGTCCGAGCTATCCTCTCTACCAAGGTCAACCTTCAATTCTGGCTGGAGTAAGCTATGGACTTGATAAACCTGCTACTTTAGCCATTGTCAATATCCAAACGGGTAAAGCTATCACCTACAGAAGCATTCGTCAAATCCTAGGCAAAAATTACAAACTCCTCAATCGATATCGCCTAAACCAGCAACGTAACGCTCATAAGCGTCATAACAACCAAAGAAAAGGAGGTTCTAGCCAACTTAGAGAATCTAACCAAGGACAATATCTCGATCGTTTGATCGCTCATGAAATTGTAGCGATCGCTCAGGAATATCAGGTAAGTAGCCTCGCGCTTCCTGACCTTGGTGACATTCGAGAGATTGTTCAAAGCGAGGTTCAAGCAAGAGCAGAGCAAAAAATTCTAGGTTCTATAGAACAGCAGCGAAAGTATGCTCGCCAGTACCGAGCCAGCGTTCATCGTTGGAGATACGCTCAATTAACCCAATTTATTCAAAGCCAAGCAGCTCAAGTTGGCATTTCGATTGAGATTACGAAACAACCTCTTTCAGGCACTCCTCAAGAGAAAGCAAGAAATTTAGCGATCGCAGCATACCAATCTCGAAAATAG